A genomic segment from Haloarcula limicola encodes:
- a CDS encoding TrkH family potassium uptake protein, producing MTNYRQVGHNVGRALTRLAPVMGTLVVVSLYYGEYYAIPGTLLTMGIVFAVGWTLTRLCSAADDASKAEVFASAGAVWFVAALAGTLPFLAVAWTVALDPAVLPVPDSATDSTLRAFRRPVNAWFESMSGLTGSGLTMARKESELPHTLLWWRSLSQWLGGLGVIVFTVAIVNQSGNSMLTQFYESRSPLGQFQSGDRSNSPKLLVGVFAAVTLLSAALFWVVGMPAWEALNHAMTGLSTGGFVVTDTSFKAYGPQIQVAALPIMLIGAIPLPAYYLLYKRDFSDLFTDSQIRWLAVTVCGGTLLVLGNLATHTVYPSLSKSALRAVFQFVSANSGAGFYTVSSVGRKWPTISILLLTMAMALGGASGSTASGIKIIRGISISRGLRSRIRDPFPDETLADSIDKSVSGQYSSENYANAVTITLLWLTVYLLGVFVLLVLLPIGPEGVPLRNVLFTVASAQGNVGLVSGIVTPSSLSKPAVAAGVKLMLTVNMWMGRLEIIPLLVFFRAILNEAEPSDESQSG from the coding sequence ATGACTAACTACCGCCAGGTCGGTCACAACGTCGGACGGGCGCTCACTCGCCTCGCCCCCGTGATGGGAACGTTAGTCGTGGTTTCCCTCTACTACGGGGAGTACTACGCGATTCCGGGGACGCTCCTCACTATGGGAATCGTCTTCGCCGTCGGCTGGACGCTGACGCGGCTCTGCTCGGCGGCCGACGACGCCTCGAAGGCGGAGGTCTTCGCCTCCGCGGGGGCGGTCTGGTTCGTCGCCGCGCTGGCGGGGACGCTCCCGTTCCTCGCCGTCGCGTGGACGGTCGCCCTCGACCCGGCCGTCCTCCCGGTACCGGACTCAGCGACCGATTCCACGCTTCGGGCGTTCCGCCGGCCGGTCAACGCGTGGTTCGAGTCGATGAGCGGCCTCACCGGGAGCGGGCTGACGATGGCGCGAAAGGAGAGCGAGCTACCGCACACGCTCCTGTGGTGGCGCTCGCTCTCCCAGTGGCTCGGCGGCCTCGGCGTGATCGTGTTCACGGTCGCCATCGTGAACCAGTCCGGGAACTCCATGCTCACCCAGTTCTACGAGTCCCGGTCGCCGCTCGGCCAGTTCCAGTCGGGCGACCGGTCGAACTCGCCGAAGCTACTGGTGGGAGTCTTCGCGGCCGTGACGCTCCTCTCCGCCGCCCTCTTCTGGGTCGTCGGCATGCCCGCGTGGGAGGCCCTCAACCACGCGATGACGGGGCTGTCGACCGGCGGCTTCGTCGTCACCGATACGAGCTTCAAGGCCTACGGCCCGCAGATCCAGGTGGCGGCGCTGCCGATAATGCTGATCGGCGCGATCCCCCTGCCCGCCTATTACCTGCTGTACAAGCGGGATTTCTCGGACCTCTTCACCGACTCACAGATCCGGTGGCTGGCCGTTACCGTCTGCGGCGGGACGCTCCTCGTCCTCGGGAACCTCGCCACTCACACCGTCTACCCCTCCCTCTCTAAGTCGGCGCTCCGCGCGGTCTTCCAGTTCGTCTCCGCGAACTCCGGCGCCGGGTTCTACACCGTCTCGAGCGTCGGTCGGAAGTGGCCGACCATCTCGATACTGCTGTTGACGATGGCGATGGCCCTCGGCGGCGCGTCGGGGTCGACGGCGAGCGGTATCAAGATCATTCGCGGAATCAGTATCAGTCGCGGGCTCCGGTCGCGCATTCGAGACCCGTTTCCGGACGAGACGCTCGCCGACTCCATCGACAAGTCCGTCTCGGGGCAGTACTCCTCCGAGAACTACGCCAACGCGGTGACTATCACGCTGCTCTGGCTGACGGTCTACCTGCTGGGCGTGTTCGTCCTCCTCGTCCTGCTGCCGATCGGACCGGAGGGGGTTCCGCTGCGGAACGTGCTGTTCACAGTCGCCAGCGCCCAGGGGAACGTCGGACTGGTCAGCGGCATCGTGACGCCCTCGTCGCTCTCGAAGCCGGCGGTGGCGGCCGGCGTGAAGCTGATGTTGACCGTCAACATGTGGATGGGCCGACTCGAGATCATCCCGCTGCTCGTCTTCTTCCGAGCGATACTGAACGAGGCCGAGCCGAGCGACGAGTCCCAGTCCGGCTGA
- a CDS encoding SPW repeat domain-containing protein: MNTASLIKWLSAVVVAVGCWLIVGPPFLYEAPFADFWSDLIVGVVLVGLAAYTYARRDQSASQWSAAAIAVFGAWLVVAAVLWETSAVLHWNDVAAGVGVALAGGISAYGSHAEYASNDDSDDSNDDSSDDSSDSGGSSDDSDSDNSDSSDDSSDSGDSSDDSDSDNSDSDDSDSNGDSDDSDSDDGGSDDNASNDSDSDDGGSDDSDDSDSNGDSADDSDDGEQSGN, from the coding sequence ATGAACACGGCGTCGCTGATCAAGTGGCTCTCGGCCGTGGTCGTCGCGGTCGGGTGCTGGCTGATCGTCGGGCCGCCCTTCCTCTACGAGGCCCCGTTCGCGGACTTCTGGAGCGACCTCATCGTCGGTGTCGTGCTCGTCGGCCTCGCGGCGTACACGTACGCGAGACGCGACCAGTCGGCGAGTCAGTGGAGCGCGGCGGCGATCGCGGTATTCGGCGCTTGGTTGGTCGTCGCCGCCGTGCTCTGGGAGACGAGCGCGGTGCTCCACTGGAACGACGTCGCCGCCGGCGTTGGCGTCGCGCTCGCGGGCGGCATCAGCGCCTACGGGAGCCACGCCGAGTACGCGTCGAACGACGATTCGGACGACTCGAACGACGATTCGTCGGACGATTCGAGCGACTCGGGCGGTAGTTCAGACGATAGCGACTCGGACAATAGCGACTCGTCGGACGATTCGAGCGACTCGGGCGATAGTTCAGACGATAGCGACTCGGACAATAGCGACTCGGACGATAGCGATTCGAACGGAGATTCGGACGACAGCGATTCGGACGACGGCGGTTCGGACGATAACGCCTCGAACGATAGCGATTCGGACGACGGCGGCTCGGACGACTCAGACGATAGCGATTCGAACGGAGATTCGGCGGACGACTCGGACGACGGAGAACAGAGCGGTAACTGA
- a CDS encoding APC family permease, giving the protein MSNQFGLPTSVALGVGGIVGGGIYAAIGIVVAAAGVLTWLSYTIATIVVLCAAYSYTNINQITDSEGGSVSYIEELTGWSTGAAVVGWTLVVGYIGTMAMYSYAFGAFAEMMIGASYLGGFPMRRILSVGMVALFIGINLLGAGSSTSIERWLVFAQAGIISVFAIWAVFFGFSNQSLTVGLSEFGINAFIAASVSFVSFEGWQLQLYSQSEFKNPKETLKRGIYMSIGIAAFIYILVGFVITSLLPPATVGAQPEAALLFASLEINQYLALAVGISALVSTASAVNSTLFNSAIFADNLASEDILPEEMGAHGDRTVPMYAVLIIGVLTALFTSFGSLEAVVEFASLMYIVVFGSVCALAFLYRNEADISAIPPLVGVAGCAFFFCALLWYLYTQLYSVFVLVVAIAVIVFAIEALYFKRDAIGEGIKQVQEDI; this is encoded by the coding sequence ATGAGCAACCAGTTCGGACTGCCGACGAGCGTCGCGCTCGGCGTCGGCGGAATCGTCGGCGGCGGCATCTACGCGGCGATCGGCATCGTCGTGGCGGCCGCCGGCGTCCTGACGTGGCTCTCGTACACCATCGCGACCATTGTCGTGCTCTGTGCGGCGTACTCGTACACCAACATCAACCAGATCACGGACAGCGAGGGCGGCTCGGTCAGTTACATCGAGGAACTGACCGGCTGGTCGACGGGCGCGGCGGTCGTCGGCTGGACGCTCGTCGTCGGTTACATCGGTACGATGGCGATGTACTCCTACGCGTTCGGGGCGTTCGCCGAGATGATGATCGGTGCCTCCTATCTCGGGGGCTTCCCGATGCGGCGCATCCTCTCGGTCGGAATGGTCGCCCTGTTCATCGGGATCAACCTCCTCGGAGCGGGTTCGTCGACTTCCATCGAGCGCTGGCTGGTCTTCGCACAGGCCGGCATCATCAGCGTCTTCGCCATCTGGGCGGTGTTTTTCGGCTTCAGCAATCAGAGCCTCACCGTTGGCCTCTCCGAGTTCGGCATCAACGCGTTCATCGCTGCGTCGGTCTCGTTCGTCTCCTTCGAGGGATGGCAGTTACAGCTATACAGTCAGAGCGAGTTCAAGAACCCGAAAGAGACGCTGAAACGCGGCATATACATGTCTATCGGCATCGCCGCGTTCATCTATATCCTCGTCGGGTTCGTCATCACGAGCCTGCTGCCGCCGGCGACGGTCGGCGCGCAGCCGGAGGCGGCGCTGCTCTTCGCCTCTCTGGAGATCAACCAGTATCTCGCGCTCGCGGTCGGCATCTCGGCGCTGGTCTCGACCGCCAGCGCGGTCAACTCGACGCTGTTCAACAGCGCTATCTTCGCGGACAACCTAGCGTCCGAGGACATCCTCCCCGAGGAGATGGGAGCGCACGGCGACCGGACGGTGCCGATGTACGCGGTCCTCATCATCGGCGTCCTGACGGCGCTGTTCACGAGCTTCGGGAGCCTGGAGGCGGTCGTGGAGTTCGCCTCGCTGATGTACATCGTGGTGTTCGGTTCGGTGTGCGCGCTCGCCTTCCTGTACCGCAACGAGGCCGACATCTCCGCGATCCCGCCGCTCGTCGGCGTCGCCGGCTGCGCGTTCTTCTTCTGCGCGCTGCTCTGGTACCTCTACACGCAGCTGTACTCGGTGTTCGTCCTCGTCGTCGCCATCGCCGTGATAGTGTTCGCCATCGAAGCGCTGTACTTCAAGCGCGACGCGATCGGCGAGGGAATCAAGCAGGTCCAGGAGGACATATGA
- a CDS encoding ABC transporter substrate-binding protein, translated as MTESTDSETGDRNEESLRSPDNTKGLSRRQLLTGLGTAGATALAGCSANPTTPDGGDLRIGTLHPPVTLDPIEIHDVGSAQMAEKIFDSLYTYDESTELVPQIATGRPQTDGSDRRYTVEIREDAAFQNGQSVLAEDVKYSFEAPVEEDAPESWRFDMIESIDTPDDRTVRFNLAYPYPAFTHSLTHEIVPKSVREAGREKFAEEPVGSGPFEVRHFSKEKKAKVVRWEDYWGEPKPAIAKITAIHQESPITRMMSLVSGRNRIIEPVSPRIQDRLAKRSGTNVGLRKGHSTYHIGFNMNDGPTTDETVRKAIDYCIDMGNEVENFIEPVGERVHSPLPKEMAEEWDMPLQKWRDMSVPRNTSKAEQLFSEAGVNKEIEILVPKDPKRKEIGRKLATGIREAGQRASVSPATWEGYLEKHVSGSASDYMVYIDGTHGGTDPDSFIYQTLHHDQEGKTQGLFYDNADLMEHIKRARKTTDREKRRELYASIITEALEDRAILPAYSYQNSFGYKNTVRNFRIHQNAQLNPRVVSPNNVMSINDTDFLGSDQGGGSR; from the coding sequence GTGACAGAGAGTACAGACAGTGAGACCGGCGACCGGAACGAGGAGTCACTGCGGTCGCCAGACAACACGAAAGGCCTGAGTCGTCGACAGTTGTTGACGGGGCTCGGGACGGCAGGAGCGACGGCGCTCGCGGGTTGTTCGGCGAATCCGACGACGCCCGACGGCGGCGACCTCCGTATCGGGACACTCCACCCGCCCGTCACGCTCGATCCGATCGAGATCCACGACGTCGGATCGGCACAGATGGCCGAGAAGATCTTCGACAGTCTCTACACGTACGACGAGTCGACCGAGCTCGTTCCGCAGATCGCGACCGGTCGACCGCAGACTGATGGGAGCGATCGGCGCTATACGGTCGAGATACGGGAGGACGCCGCATTCCAGAACGGGCAGTCGGTGTTGGCAGAGGACGTTAAATACTCGTTCGAGGCCCCGGTCGAGGAGGACGCGCCCGAGAGCTGGCGGTTCGACATGATCGAATCGATCGATACGCCCGACGACCGGACCGTCCGGTTCAACCTGGCGTACCCGTACCCGGCGTTCACTCACTCCCTGACGCACGAGATCGTGCCGAAGTCGGTCCGCGAGGCGGGCAGAGAGAAGTTCGCGGAGGAACCGGTGGGTTCCGGTCCGTTCGAGGTACGGCACTTCTCGAAGGAGAAGAAGGCCAAGGTCGTCCGCTGGGAGGACTACTGGGGCGAGCCGAAACCCGCTATCGCGAAGATAACCGCCATTCACCAGGAGTCGCCGATAACCCGGATGATGAGCCTCGTCTCCGGGCGGAACAGGATCATCGAACCCGTCTCTCCCCGGATCCAGGACCGACTCGCGAAGCGGAGCGGCACGAACGTCGGTCTGCGAAAGGGGCACAGTACCTACCATATCGGCTTCAACATGAACGACGGGCCGACCACCGACGAGACGGTTCGGAAGGCCATCGACTACTGTATCGATATGGGCAACGAGGTCGAGAACTTCATCGAGCCAGTCGGCGAGCGGGTGCACAGCCCGCTGCCCAAGGAGATGGCCGAGGAGTGGGACATGCCGTTACAGAAGTGGCGCGACATGTCGGTCCCTCGGAATACCTCGAAGGCCGAGCAGCTGTTCAGCGAGGCCGGAGTGAACAAGGAGATCGAGATTCTCGTCCCGAAGGACCCCAAGCGCAAGGAGATCGGGCGCAAGCTGGCGACCGGAATCCGCGAGGCCGGCCAGCGCGCTTCCGTGTCGCCGGCGACCTGGGAGGGGTATCTCGAGAAGCACGTCAGCGGTTCGGCGAGTGATTACATGGTCTACATCGACGGCACCCACGGTGGCACCGACCCCGATTCGTTCATCTATCAGACGCTCCATCACGATCAGGAGGGGAAGACCCAGGGGTTATTCTACGACAACGCGGACCTCATGGAGCACATCAAGCGCGCGCGGAAGACGACTGACCGGGAGAAACGACGAGAGCTCTACGCGTCCATCATCACTGAAGCCCTCGAAGACCGGGCTATCCTCCCGGCGTACTCCTACCAGAACAGTTTCGGGTACAAGAACACGGTCAGGAACTTCCGGATTCATCAGAACGCGCAGCTCAACCCGCGCGTCGTGAGTCCGAACAACGTGATGTCGATAAACGACACCGACTTCCTCGGTAGCGACCAGGGCGGTGGTTCCCGATGA
- a CDS encoding helix-turn-helix domain-containing protein gives MATAAEISLPAEEFALWETFTRIPDVVFDVERVVAHGEARVMPILWASGAELDEISDAFDADPSVEDEELLVDLNDEWLYRMAWVDDIAAVVQSLVYEEGTITDAHGRNDRWSFRIVFPDSDALSRTYQFCQEEDLTMEIESVTQMESEPGTQFGLSEVQYTTLITAHREGYFEVPRETTVEELAEKLDVSAQSVSERLRRGHEKLISSALPTAVEEASDDE, from the coding sequence ATGGCAACAGCCGCAGAGATCAGTCTCCCGGCGGAGGAGTTCGCGCTCTGGGAGACTTTCACTCGAATACCGGATGTCGTGTTCGACGTCGAACGAGTGGTAGCCCACGGCGAGGCACGCGTGATGCCGATCCTCTGGGCCAGCGGTGCCGAGCTCGACGAGATCAGCGACGCGTTCGACGCCGACCCGAGCGTCGAAGACGAGGAGTTGCTCGTCGACCTGAACGACGAGTGGCTCTATCGGATGGCGTGGGTCGACGATATCGCGGCCGTGGTTCAATCGCTCGTCTACGAGGAGGGGACGATCACGGACGCCCACGGGAGAAACGACCGGTGGAGCTTCCGAATCGTCTTCCCCGACTCGGACGCGCTCTCGCGGACGTACCAATTCTGTCAGGAAGAGGACCTGACGATGGAGATCGAGAGCGTCACACAGATGGAGAGCGAACCCGGCACACAGTTCGGGCTCTCCGAGGTCCAGTACACGACTCTCATCACAGCCCACCGCGAGGGATACTTCGAGGTACCGCGTGAGACGACCGTCGAAGAACTCGCCGAGAAGCTCGACGTCTCGGCACAGTCGGTTTCCGAGCGACTCCGGCGTGGACACGAGAAGCTCATCAGCAGCGCGCTACCGACCGCCGTAGAGGAAGCGAGCGACGACGAGTGA
- a CDS encoding C2H2-type zinc finger protein: protein MTDQYQCQYCDAAFESVTELNDHRDENHQEKLGP, encoded by the coding sequence GTGACAGATCAGTATCAGTGTCAGTACTGCGACGCGGCGTTCGAGAGCGTGACCGAGCTGAACGACCATCGAGACGAGAACCACCAAGAGAAACTGGGCCCGTAA
- a CDS encoding universal stress protein — protein sequence MSAEPTAERADAELETVLLAIGGRDDARMDSLVTTVREIAPPNDATVVIAHVFDNGSYREAVERILDAETADIEPDELAAEMGVTRVVTEELADDSIDCEARATTGRRGEGIVEIAEEVDADRVVVGGRQRSPAGKAVFGSTAQTVMLNAPCPVTFVRDRA from the coding sequence ATGAGCGCAGAACCCACGGCAGAGCGCGCGGACGCGGAACTGGAGACGGTGCTTCTCGCTATCGGAGGCCGCGACGATGCGCGTATGGACTCGCTCGTGACGACCGTTCGCGAGATCGCCCCGCCGAACGACGCGACCGTCGTGATCGCTCACGTCTTCGACAACGGGTCCTACCGAGAGGCGGTGGAGCGGATACTGGACGCCGAGACGGCGGACATCGAACCGGACGAACTCGCCGCGGAGATGGGCGTCACGCGGGTCGTGACCGAAGAGCTGGCCGACGACTCCATCGACTGTGAAGCGCGCGCCACGACCGGGAGACGCGGCGAGGGGATCGTCGAAATCGCCGAGGAGGTGGACGCCGACCGCGTCGTCGTCGGCGGTCGCCAGCGGTCGCCGGCCGGCAAAGCGGTCTTCGGTAGCACCGCCCAGACGGTGATGCTAAACGCTCCCTGCCCGGTGACGTTCGTCCGCGACCGAGCGTAA
- a CDS encoding AAA family ATPase, which produces MLLEFEEQEGLIRDRSLLDPNHVVEEDRIVGRDRQLQEVTKMLRVALGDNRPPNLFLYGPSGTGKSLITKAVCKNISQICSSRDIRFGTVEVNCQDLDTLGIAVYELGRRAADEADVDIEVPKHGVATKEKWDELYRIVNENFDSVVFVLDELDMLVGRRDKQDPAFSRLLYQLSRAGANDEMTAHISVVAISNDTKMMELVGSRALSSFTPEDVHFDDYDANQLQSILRRRQDAFHEDVLDDGVISLAAAFAAQTHGDARKAIDLIRVAGELAEREGDSNVRERHVRAAQDKVEKNRVLEVVRGISTQKKLCLYATAAVATETEDETARSTTGYRVYQFLTESIDADQYHQETYVNKMKEMTTYSLVDFERRSHGPSSGMFLEFQFGERPRTILETLREDSRLEMVAADEVQSVVRAQIRNEA; this is translated from the coding sequence ATGCTTCTCGAGTTCGAGGAGCAGGAGGGGCTGATCCGCGACCGCTCGCTGCTCGATCCCAATCACGTCGTCGAGGAGGACCGCATCGTCGGCCGCGACCGACAGCTCCAAGAAGTAACGAAGATGCTTCGGGTCGCACTCGGTGACAACCGACCACCGAATCTCTTTTTATACGGTCCCTCGGGGACGGGGAAGTCCCTCATCACCAAGGCCGTCTGTAAGAACATCAGCCAGATCTGTTCGTCGAGGGATATACGATTCGGGACGGTCGAAGTCAACTGCCAGGACCTCGATACGCTCGGCATCGCCGTCTACGAACTCGGTCGCCGCGCCGCCGACGAGGCGGACGTCGACATCGAAGTGCCGAAACACGGCGTCGCCACGAAGGAGAAGTGGGACGAGCTGTATCGCATCGTCAACGAGAACTTCGACTCCGTGGTGTTCGTTCTCGACGAACTCGACATGCTCGTCGGCCGCCGTGACAAACAGGACCCCGCGTTCTCACGGCTCCTCTATCAGCTCTCGCGTGCGGGTGCCAACGACGAGATGACCGCTCACATCTCCGTCGTCGCCATCTCCAACGACACGAAGATGATGGAACTGGTCGGCAGCCGCGCGCTGAGTTCGTTCACGCCCGAGGACGTCCACTTCGACGATTACGACGCGAACCAACTGCAGTCGATCCTCCGACGGCGACAGGACGCCTTCCACGAGGACGTCCTCGACGACGGCGTCATCTCGCTGGCGGCGGCCTTCGCCGCACAGACTCACGGCGACGCGCGGAAAGCCATCGATCTGATTCGAGTCGCCGGCGAACTCGCGGAGCGGGAGGGCGATTCCAACGTCCGCGAACGACACGTTCGAGCCGCTCAGGACAAGGTCGAGAAGAACCGCGTATTAGAGGTCGTCCGCGGCATCAGCACGCAGAAGAAGCTCTGTCTGTACGCGACCGCAGCGGTAGCGACCGAGACCGAAGACGAGACCGCCCGGAGTACGACGGGGTATCGCGTCTATCAGTTCCTCACCGAGTCCATCGATGCCGACCAGTATCACCAGGAGACGTACGTCAACAAGATGAAGGAGATGACGACGTACTCGCTCGTGGACTTCGAGCGGCGGAGCCACGGTCCGAGCTCGGGGATGTTCTTGGAGTTCCAGTTCGGCGAGCGGCCACGAACCATCCTCGAAACTCTCAGGGAAGACTCTCGACTGGAGATGGTCGCCGCCGACGAGGTACAGTCCGTCGTCAGGGCACAGATCCGAAACGAGGCGTAA